The genomic stretch GGCGAACTTCTGGTAGTCGCCTTCGAACGGAATCACGATACGGTTCTTGAAGAGCTCGGTCACACCACCGATTCCCTCCGACATGAATTCGTCGAGGACGTTCGTCTGCTGGAACTGGTTGTGCGAGTTATAGACGATGAAGACGATGCGCTTCGTGATCGAATACGTCAGCGTGCCTTCGATTTCCGTGAGGGCTTTTTCGGCCTTCAGTGCCGTGAACTTCGCGGCATATTCGCCGCCTTCATGGAAGTAGACGTCGAAGTTCTCCGACTGTATGAAGCGCCACTTGAATTTTTCGTATTGAACCTTGTTCTTGCCGAAAGGCAGGCTGCCGCCGATCTGTGCCAGCATGGGCGCTACGGCGAGCATGAGAAGAAGGGAGAGTGAGGTCAGCCGACGCATGCGTTCGTTCCTTGTCGATGTCAGATAGCCTGACGTCCAGAACCACGGTTTGTTACCAGGCCGTTGAGACGCAACAGCAGGCTGTTTTAGTGAGACGGGGCTTCGTTCTCGTTGCTGGAGTGCCTGCGGCGTCGCGTGCGTTCACGGCGGCGATTCAGGTGTTCCAGGCCGAGCTCTGCGGCCCGTTGTTCGGCGTCCTTCTTCGTCCGCCCCGTTCCCTTGCCGATGCAGCGGTCGTCCACGTAGACTTCCACCGTGAACTGTTTCTCGTGATCGGGTCCTTCCTCGAGGACGACGACGTAGCGCGGGGCGGCATGGCCCCTGCTCTGCACGTCTTCCAGCAGGAGACTCTTGAAGTTGGTATCGTGGACGAGACTTTCCTTGACCATGATGGGCAGGAGCTTGTTCACGATGAACTTCCGTACCTCGTCGAAGCCACGGTCCACGTAGACGGCAGCGATGATCGCTTCCAGGGCATCGGCGAGCATACTGTCGTTGCCGCGCTGGAGCGACTGCTTCGCGCTGAAGCTGAGGAAGAGGAAGTCCTCGAGGTGCATGGCACGGGCGCAGATGGCGAGCGATTTCTTGTTCACCAGCCAGGAGCGCATCTTCGTGAGTTCGCCCTCGAGCACTTCCCTGTTGTTGTAGAACAGGTATTCGGCCGTCACCATGCCCAGGATGGAATCACCGAGGAATTCCAGCCGTTCGTTGGAGCGGTGGTCGGGCGTATTGGCGACCTGGAGGTAGGAACGGTGCGTCAGCGCCTGCTCGAACATGGCCGGGTTGTGGATAGTGACGCCGAGAGTGGCCTCCAGCTCCGTCACCCGTTGGGCGGACAGGACGTTCATCGGCGGGAACAGTTCACGGGAGACGGCGTCGCCCGATGATCCTCTCACCGACGTGAACTTGAGCAGGTTGCTGTAGAGCTGGCGAACGATATCCTTCACGTACGTCCTCGTCGTGGTGGCCGTACGGCCGTTATCATTCTTCGAATGCCTTGAAGCATAACGTGGCGTTATGACCGCCGAAGCCGAAGGTATTGCTCAGGGCCGCGCGTATACGGCGCGGTTTGGGCGTATTGGCGACGTAGTCGAGCGTACAATCCGGGTCGGGGGTGAACTGGTTGATGGTCGGCGGAGCGATCTGTTCCTTCAGCGCCAGGGCCGTGGCCACGGCTTCGACGGCGCCGGCGGCGCCGAGAAGATGGCCCGTCATCGACTTCGTGGAGCTGACGGACATGGTATCGGCATGATCGCCGAATACCGTGCGGATGGCTGCCGATTCGGACCGGTCGTTGAACGGCGTCGACGTACCGTGAGCGTTGATGTAGTCGATATCCGAAGGAAGCAGGCCTGCGTCCTCGATGGCGAGGCGCATGGAGCGTACTGCACCTTCACCACCCGGAGCGGGTTGCGTGATGTGGAAGGCATCATCGGTAAGACCGATGCCGCAGATTTCCGCATAGATGGTAGCGCCACGATTCATGGCGTGTTCGAGGGTTTCGAGGACGAGAA from Candidatus Kapaibacterium thiocyanatum encodes the following:
- a CDS encoding ribonuclease III, whose protein sequence is MNVLSAQRVTELEATLGVTIHNPAMFEQALTHRSYLQVANTPDHRSNERLEFLGDSILGMVTAEYLFYNNREVLEGELTKMRSWLVNKKSLAICARAMHLEDFLFLSFSAKQSLQRGNDSMLADALEAIIAAVYVDRGFDEVRKFIVNKLLPIMVKESLVHDTNFKSLLLEDVQSRGHAAPRYVVVLEEGPDHEKQFTVEVYVDDRCIGKGTGRTKKDAEQRAAELGLEHLNRRRERTRRRRHSSNENEAPSH